A part of Larimichthys crocea isolate SSNF chromosome VII, L_crocea_2.0, whole genome shotgun sequence genomic DNA contains:
- the si:dkey-24p1.6 gene encoding protein sel-1 homolog 3 — protein MERLMRTLREPWIYTHFRYVCVFCLGMQIVWGLDQVTLLNPPEEPLSDHFLEILYSCDEPATVQLDCIVSFDTGITSTFPLRQWSCVPGDPKIRTLELNLPDWLVYQADGIVPDSQWVLSCILLASVRYSGFDDSKKPVAAQDVATLQPKLFFDRPVKQHQLCIAWSTQMLQLTQPFSKKQCPLERETVHLLSSLYASTGEIFGITKTLDPYSSEVLEYLRVKAISFPWCMFSIWIFVTRQCGSELCGLFHHIDSQNNYITPTVFLKNSGHLHIQICGESQESTAFLTPFKVPLSKWCQISVTLQGRTVTVSVVCMDDEQRTVNSAEHLMRHAVMLDDTEGYFVIGGGRYIRGVEGYFGPLVYYRNRVSPHSMSEAVIPDVIRTVNLTGWLQTCHEFHVEMTLKIMGYSLQAQEQTESETCLDAFHEWMVKDRLPSQSQCGLWEATVPQRRQAANLVKFLAFKYGERRLSLPAVGRALYSLSLHKLDGASSTGVVSRILPLLLQAGCLADNRALHMSSVLYSAGLGVKKQPNKAWLLALLAAQKDDRLALLQLGHLHYQGLHGLPTDTDLAYGYYANIAKQTTLDRLNHTPDQTFVEAVYLNNDEMLNLQTSEDHHIFQWLKLQAGRGAAEAEQAIGRMLFWGQQGVSPNIQKAVRHYERGAVRLEDPVSMYDYGIVLMTGQGVERDIPKAVTFLKKAMDHGFVPAINALAWYHEQFEHDYKQAVQLWEQADFLESPDAALNLGVVYSQGLYPGKPADQFMAYQYYLKSAERGNIRGAILTADFWTTGIPGRVRRRPSDAVLWVKWAAEHNGYLGTILRKALNSYLKSDMFSSLLYYLMAAESGYTAAQFNVAYLCEQNMFGFLDPDFASDCMWRYYNLTIQSKNPEPYALIRMGDLLYEGHDDRQKDLFSAAEMYTQAALRNEPQGWYNLGLLVEEGFRLPLSVLIDLGLSELYLADNSVLLSTLYKRCRDSEDTDSYLPCSLALFNVSLQSLQKDYSAAIKFSIAVAVVAAPTIIFIVLGVLSRLRST, from the exons ATGGAGAGATTAATGAGAACGCTGCGTGAACCATGGATTTACACACATTTcagatacgtgtgtgtgttttgtctcggTATGCAG ATAGTCTGGGGTTTAGATCAGGTGACACTCCTGAATCCTCCAGAGGAGCCTCTGTCGGACCATTTTCTGGAGATCCTTTACTCTTGCGATGAGCCTGCTACAGTGCAGCTGGACTGTATTGTGTCTTTTGACACCGGCATCACTTCCACATTCCCCCTAAGACAGTGGAGCTGTGTCCCAGGTGACCCTAAAATAAGGACTCTGGAGCTGAACCTGCCAGATTGGTTGGTGTATCAAGCTGATGGGATTGTTCCAGACTCCCAGTGGGTGCTGAGTTGTATCCTGCTGGCGTCAGTCAGATACAGTGGATTTGATGACAGCAAGAAGCCTGTTGCAGCTCAGGATGTGGCAACTTTGCAGCCTAAGCTCTTTTTTGATCGACCCGTAAAACAGCATCAGCTGTGCATTGCCTGGAGCACACAAATGCTGCAATTAACTCAACCgttttcaaagaaacagtgcCCTTTGGAGCGAG aaacagtgCATCTGCTGTCTTCTCTTTACGCATCAACTGGAGAAATCTTTGGTATCACAAAGACACTGGACCCTTACAGCAGTGAGGTTCTGGAGTATTTGCGTGTTAAAGCCATCTCTTTCCCATG GTGTATGTTCTCCATCTGGATATTTGTGACCAGGCAATGCGGGTCAGAACTGTGTGGCCTTTTCCACCATATAGACTCACAGAATAACTACATCACGCCGACAGTGTTCCTCAAAAATTCAG GCCATCTACACATCCAGATATGCGGAGAGTCTCAGGAATCCACTGCGTTTCTCACTCCATTCAAGGTGCCTTTAAGCAAGTGGTGCCAAATCAGTGTGACGTTGCAAGGTAGAACG GTGACTGTCTCCGTGGTGTGTATGGATGACGAGCAGAGAACGGTTAATTCTGCAGAACATCT GATGAGGCACGCTGTCATGCTGGATGACACAGAGGGATATTTTGTGATTGGTGGAGGGCGATATATCAGAGGTGTGGAAGGTTATTTTGGACCACTGGTTTACTACCGCAACAGAGTGTCACCTCACAGCATG TCTGAAGCTGTTATTCCAGACGTTATTAGGACTGTGAACCTGACCGGATGGCTGCAGACCTGTCATGAATTTCATGTCGAAATGACTTTGAAAATCATGGGCTATTCTCTCCAGGCCCAAGAGCAGACAGAGTCTG agacCTGTTTGGACGCTTTTCATGAGTGGATGGTAAAGGACAGACTGCCATCGCAGTCACAGTGTGGACTGTGGGAGGCGACTGTCCCTCAGAGAAGACAAGCTGCAAACCTGGTCAAGTTTTTAGCTTTCAAATATG GAGAAAGAAGACTTAGCCTTCCAGCTGTGGGCAGAGCACTGTACTCCTTATCACTCCATAAGCTGGACGGAGCGAGCAGCACTGGAGTGGTCAGCAGAATATTACCGCTGCTGCTCCAAGCTGGCTGCTTAGCTGATAACCGAGCTCTGCACATGTCGTCTGTGCTCTACAGCGCCGGCCTGGGAGTCAAGAAACAGCCCAATAAG GCTTGGCTCCTGGCCCTGCTGGCAGCCCAGAAGGATGATCGATTAGCACTTCTGCAGCTTGGGCACCTGCACTACCAGGGTCTTCATGGCCTCCCTACAGACACAGACCTGGCCTATGGATATTATGCAAACATTGCTAAACAGACAACCTTAGACCGTCTTAATCACACACCAGATCAG acatttgttGAAGCTGTTTACTTAAACAATGATGAGATGTTGAATCTTCAAACCAGTGAAGACCATCATATCTTCCAGTGGCTGAAACTGCAGGCAGGCAGAGGAGCAGCTGAAGCCGAG CAAGCAATCGGCCGCATGCTGTTCTGGGGTCAGCAGGGAGTCTCTCCAAACATCCAGAAGGCTGTGAGACACTACGAAAGAGGAGCTGTCCGGTTGGAGGACCCGGTGTCAATGTATGACTATGGCATAGTCCTAATGACG GGACAAGGGGTTGAAAGGGATATACCAAAAGCTGTCACTTTCCTGAAGAAAGCAATGGACCAT GGTTTTGTTCCTGCGATCAATGCCCTGGCCTGGTACCACGAGCAGTTTGAGCATGACTACAAGCAGGCAGTGCAGCTGTGGGAACAGGCTGACTTCCTTGAGAGTCCAGATGCTGCTTTAAATCTTGGTGTCGTATACTCACAGGGCCTGTATCCAGGAAAACCTGCTGACCAG TTTATGGCCTATCAGTACTATCTGAAGTCTGCAGAGAGAGGGAACATCAGGGGGGCAATTCTCACAGCTGACTTCTGGACCACTGGGATTCCTGGACGTGTCAGAAGACGTCCATCAGATGCAGTTTT GTGGGTAAAGTGGGCAGCTGAGCACAACGGTTACCTAGGCACCATCTTGAGGAAAGCCTTGAATTCATATCTCAAGAGTGACAT GTTCAGCTCACTGTTATATTACCTGATGGCTGCTGAGTCCGGCTACACAGCTGCACAATTCAATGTAGCATATCTATGTGAGCAGAATATG TTCGGTTTTCTGGATCCTGATTTTGCATCAGACTGTATGTGGAGATATTACAACCTCACAATCCAAAGTAAAAATCCTGAGCCATATG CATTGATTAGGATGGGTGACCTCTTGTATGAAGGGCATGATGACAGGCAGAAAGACTTGttttctgcagcagagatgtACACACAGGCAGCTCTAAGGAACGAGCCACAG GGATGGTACAACCTTGGCCTCCTTGTTGAAGAGGGATTCAGGCTGCCGCTGTCTGTATTGATTGATCTTGGCCTTTCAGAGCTGTACCTGGCAGACAACAGTGTGCTTCTAAGTACTTTGTACAAAAG GTGCAGAGACTCAGAAGATACTGACTCATACTTGCCTTGCAGCCTTGCCCTCTTCAATGTCTCCCTCCAATCTTTACAAAAGGACTATAGTGCTGCTATTAAG TTCTCCATTGCTGTTGCCGTGGTAGCAGCTCCAACAATAATCTTCATCGTCCTTGGTGTACTAAGCAGACTCAGGAGTACATGA